Within the Nitrospirota bacterium genome, the region AAGTATTTTGAAAAAAGCGGGCTTCAGGATTGAAAGACAGAGAGGAAGACACGTCTTTTTAAAGCATCAGGACGGCAGGCACACTGTAATACCGGTGCATTTGGGAGAGACAATTGGGCCCGGCCTTTTTTCCAAAATAATCAGGGACATTGAAATGACCAAAGAAGATTTCTTTGGGTTTTTATAGGACAAAAAGCTGCCACCTGTCCTTTCAGATTAAAAGATTTAACAAGATTCGATTCAAATACAAACTATTCTTACTGCTTGGACAACTGCCCCTTTAACAGAGGCAGTGTCCGACAGTTTTTTCAAACAAATATCCTAATACCCAATTACGTTATTATTACCGCCAGGGCCGCTTGTGCCGTTATCTTTACAAGCATACCCTATCAGATTCCGCCTCGGACTCGTAGTTCCCTGAAAACATGCCATTACCACACTTAAGCATGTTGCTTGTGTGCCGGTTGTGCCAAATTCTCCTGTTGCCGTAAAAGCCAGTGTGCCTGCGTACGATGTTGAATTGGGATCAGTTACATCTGAGGCTATTGTGACTGTTGTTGAGCCAAAGCTGACTGTCTGCTGATAGAAAGTCATCTGTTTGGTTGTGTTTGCGGCTATTGTTGATAGACTATTTGCTGTTCCCGTTGTTACACCTGTTGTGTTTGCACCCACTGTAAATGTTGTGTTCAGAGTCTCAGACGACAAATTTGACACAACACAATAAGTTACGCCACTGGTATTACTCTGTAGATACGGCACATAATAATAGACTGTGCTTGCCGCTTCACTTAAAATAACCGTTACCGCTAATGCCAAAATAACTGTTAACAATATCGCTGTAAGTTTTTTCATTTTATTTTCCTCCATTTTTATATTTCTTCATTCATAATGTTTAATAACCAACAACAATATTCTTGCTGCCTGAGCCTGCTGTACTATTATCCTGACAAACATAACCGGCTAAATTCCTTCTTGGGTTAGTTGTTCCCTGAAAGCAGCTTAACGTTACATTTGTGCAGTTTAGTGCAGTTCCGGTTGAATAGATTGACAACACACCTCCGTAAGAAAAAGCGCCGTTGCTGAGTTCTGATGTTAAATTAAGCGTACTGTTTCCAAAAGTTACTGAATAACCATTAAACGTAATCATCTTTGTCATTTTTGCGTAAAGCCCGAGAGATGTGACGTCATTTGCCGTGCCTGCTGGGGTACCAGATGAATTAGCTTTCACTGCAAATGTCACAGCACTTGTATTATCCGATGATTTATTTGATAACATGCAGTAGGTAACAGCGCTCGAGTCGGTATGGAAGTATGGTAACGAGTAGATGACTTGTGAATGTGCATTTGATGTATTTGCAGTTGTCGTTGTGCTTGTACCAGTAGATGTCACAAAATCTGCTGTCACACTTTTATTAGAACTCATAGTTAACGAACATGTTGAACCTGTTCCTGAACAATCCCCACCCCAACTGCTAAAAGATGAGCCTGAACCGCCTGTAGCCGTTAAAATAACACTTGAGCCATTACTGTAAGTAGCTGTACCGGTATAATAGTATTTCCCTGTCGTAGTTTCAGTAGTATAGGAGCTGCTCCATGTTATTGTCCCGGAATTTGCTGTAACTGTCCCTGTCAGCGCCGATAAGCTCGTACTTTGTTTTTTGATGGTTAGGGTTGTTGGTGATGATATTGCGGTGGTAGTGGTTGTTGAGGATGTGGCAGTAGTGGTTGTGGTTGATGTTAAATATTTAATTACCGATTCACCAACAACCATATATGCCGATGTGCCGCCGTAGTTATCCCACATATACACAAAAACACGGGCGTTTTGGTAGGAGCTCCAGCTGCTGCCACTATAAGTACCGGATGATGATTGAATTGTTGTTCCACCATAATTATCATAATTGCTGGATGCTGTCACAACAGTATATGTTTGATCACTATTGAGTTTAATTCTTGTATAGTACCATGTACTATCTGATATTAAGGTTGATCCTCCATATGAGTGATCTGTTGTTAAAGGTTGAGCACTACCAGCAGGACTTATTTCACCACCAGTGCTATTCATATCATAAAAAATACCAGCATTGGCACCCATATAACCTGAACCATATGCCAACCATTTAATATACGTTTCTGTGCCGACAAGATTATACGTATTTGAGGTTTTTAAACCAGCACCTTGCCTGTAACCAACACCATTAATTTTCATCCCATCAGATGTTGTACTCATAGTACCCGTTCCATATCCAATATCCAAAGACTGCCAGTAGCTACTTGTC harbors:
- a CDS encoding type II toxin-antitoxin system HicA family toxin, which codes for MTNLPSLTGKDIISILKKAGFRIERQRGRHVFLKHQDGRHTVIPVHLGETIGPGLFSKIIRDIEMTKEDFFGFL